The following are encoded together in the Vigna angularis cultivar LongXiaoDou No.4 chromosome 9, ASM1680809v1, whole genome shotgun sequence genome:
- the LOC108346924 gene encoding NAC domain-containing protein 90-like — protein sequence MSHSTYKHRFQCSPKSMDKIVGVGFRPTEQELVDFYLKHKLLADDSGVDVIPVIDLCQVEPSDVPGMLAKSRIRFGNPDWFFFSPVDFKYANSKRVNRKTEKGFWKATGKDRDIRSWNNNTLIATKKTLVYYTGSVSCGVKSIWVIHEYHAVTFHESKRYFVLCRLMRKSGKTTEGGTDPVVCGEEEPSELNVSDYENQATSKEIPSGGKVTGAEPIFQANSQSETYVSQIPQSSTEEASSFPDYPSNNAYFRNENCFIQFSSKITKEDEFLNRIIADENLDIDEDNIYTFVNNSIRKDTNIMDSSSIYNEYSNNEEYHSSKRFKLSEDVIDDASSNQETKKSMILDNFCGMESSSCDSALEINYIETSSSQSIS from the exons atGTCTCATTCAACCTACAAACACAGATTTCAGTGTTCACCAAAATCAATGGATAAAATTGTTGGTGTCGGTTTCCGTCCTACGGAACAAGAGCTCGTCGATTTCTACCTCAAACACAAGTTGCTGGCTGATGATTCCGGTGTCGACGTTATCCCTGTCATTGATCTCTGCCAAGTAGAACCTTCCGATGTACCAG GGATGCTTGCAAAATCACGGATACGATTTGGTAACCCAGACTGGTTTTTCTTTAGTCCGGTCGATTTCAAGTATGCAAACAGTAAAAGGGTTAACAGGAAAACAGAGAAAGGATTCTGGAAAGCCACTGGAAAAGACCGTGATATTAGGAGCTGGAACAACAACACACTGATTGCCACAAAGAAGACTCTTGTATACTACACAGGAAGTGTTTCCTGTGGTGTCAAGTCCATCTGGGTTATTCACGAATATCACGCTGTTACCTTTCATGAAAGCAag AGGTATTTTGTTTTATGCCGCTTGATGAGGAAATCTGGGAAAACAACTGAAGGGGGAACCGATCCAGTAGTCTGTGGTGAAGAGGAGCCCAGTGAACTCAATGTTTCTGACTACGAAAATCAGGCAACATCTAAAGAAATTCCATCT GGAGGTAAGGTTACAGGAGCGGAACCAATCTTTCAGGCTAACTCTCAGTCAGAGACATACGTCTCCCAAATACCACAGTCTTCAACAGAAGAAGCATCATCTTTTCCTGATTATCCATCAAACAATGCCTattttagaaatgaaaattgttttatacAATTTTCATCTAAAATTACAAAGGAAGATGAGTTTCTAAATCGAATTATAGCTGACGAAAATTTAGATATTGACGAAGATAATATCTATACTTTTGTCAATAATTCCATCCGAAag GATACAAATATTATGGATAGTTCGTCTATTTATAATGAATATTCTAATAATGAGGAATACCATTCATCAAAAAGATTTAAATTATCCGAAGATGTTATCGATGATGCATCATCAAATCAAGAAACAAAGAAGAGTATGATTTTAGATAATTTTTGTGGAATGGAATCATCTTCTTGTGACTCAGCTTTAGAGATTAATTATATCGAAACTTCTAGTTCTCAGTCtatttcataa
- the LOC108347236 gene encoding NAC domain-containing protein 96 — protein sequence MDVIGFGFRPTEEELVDYYLRHRLLGDDPQVHVIPDINLCEVEPWDVPMLLAESAVPFDLPEWFFFSPVDFKYSNSKRINRTTKCGFWKPTGKDREIRSSNSNTLIAKIKTLVYYKGRVPRGEKSNFVIHEYHAVTFHESQRTFVLCRLTKKPGGTTEDGGDEGESSRIMVSGYENQSIAGGIPSGSTSPGMETTLQQDETSFPNSSFYDAYFRNESNIEHFSYETTQEEEFLNSIFVHEGYVNNEQNINSFYNTFTQSESLRKVYRESNDTDAEAVSEQGDNITNIPTVFSRYLNVDEYHSSKGFDSELSDVDVEEGVGMPSSVHETNQEKKKKKKKSIFSIF from the exons ATGGATGTTATAGGATTTGGTTTCAGACCCACAGAAGAAGAACTTGTCGACTATTACCTCAGACACAGGTTGCTGGGTGATGATCCACAAGTCCACGTCATCCCCGACATCAACCTCTGTGAAGTGGAACCTTGGGACGTACCAA TGTTATTAGCGGAATCAGCTGTACCATTCGATCTCCCGGAATGGTTTTTCTTCAGTCCTGTTGATTTCAAGTATTCAAACAGTAAAAGGATTAACAGGACAACCAAGTGTGGCTTCTGGAAACCCACCGGAAAAGATCGTGAGATTAGGAGCTCCAACTCCAACACTCTCATTGCCAAAATAAAGACTCTCGTTTACTACAAAGGCCGCGTTCCACGTGGTGAGAAGTCCAACTTTGTTATTCATGAATACCATGCTGTTACCTTTCACGAAAGCCAG AGGACTTTCGTTTTGTGTCGCTTGACGAAGAAACCTGGGGGAACAACTGAAGATGGAGGTGATGAAGGGGAGAGCAGTAGAATCATGGTTTCTGGCTATGAGAATCAGTCAATAGCAGGAGGCATTCCTTCG GGAAGTACATCTCCTGGAATGGAAACGACCTTACAGCAAGACGAAACGTCTTTTCCAAACTCCTCATTTTACGATGCCTATTTTAGAAATGAATCTAACATTGAGCATTTTTCATATGAAACTACTCAGGAAGAGGAATTCCTGAATTCTATTTTTGTTCATGAGGGTTATGTTaacaatgaacaaaatataaatagcTTCTACAATACATTCACCCAATCGGAGTCATTGAGAAAGGTATACCGTGAAAGTAATGATACGGATGCTGAGGCCGTCTCCGAACAG GGTGATAATATTACGAATATTCCAACAGTGTTTAGTAGATATCTTAATGTAGACGAATACCATTCATCAAAAGGGTTTGATTCTGAATTATCAGACGTGGATGTCGAGGAAGGTGTAGgtatgccatcttccgtccatGAAACAAaccaagagaaaaagaagaagaaaaagaagagcaTATTTTCTATCTTCTAA